The window TTAAGCGTTAACCAATCATTTTGGTAATTATTTTTACCAACTAAGACTTTTTTACCATCGCTTAGCTTAAAAGTGTTTAAATTCTTTTCACTAATTTTTTTCTTACGACGGTGATTATTGTTCTGTTCTTTTAGATAGCCTTGATTAATTAATTCGTCACTTATCGCATCGATATCTTGCGGATCAGCATTATCAATAGCTGTTTGAATAGAGTCAAAGTAATCTAAGTTTTCATTTGCTAGTTTGATTTGCTCATTAACATGCTTGATTGAATTACGTAATTTTTGATAGCGAGTAAAATATTTTTGAGCATTTCTAGCTGGAGAAAGAGCAGGATCAAGTTTTATCTTCATAGGTTCGTTGTTTTCGTAGTAATTTGGGAGCTCAATACTTGTCATTCCAGCTTTTACTTCGTGAAGATAAGCATTGAGTAGTTCACCTTTAATACGATACTCTTCTGAATTTTCCGCTTGATCAAGTTGTTTACGTAACTTAATAATTTTCTTTTTGAGTTTTTTGAGCTCATTATTAACGATATTTTCAATTCTCTTTGATTTTTGTTTTACCCATTCACGGTTCGCTTGATCTCGATAAAATTCGTCAAGAACCTTATTAATGTCATCATCAGAGTATATTAGATTCAATTCTAAATGATATGGAAGATAAGTATATACTCGATCCTTATGTTTGATTGTCTGTAAAACATATCCTTTAGGTCTATTGAATTGATTGAAGAAAGTTTGAAGAGAACTGTAAGAAAAGTCGTCTTCTAAGTAGCCTGCAAATTCTTTTTTGTCATCCCCGTCTAATCCATTAAATTGTTTAACAAAATCAATTGGTTCAGGATACTTTGTTTTGAGATCGTTAAATTGATTAGCGGATAATTGAAAACCGTTAATTCCGGGAAGAAGTGGGGGTAATTCATAAGGAGCATGAGGAAGTAAGAGACGAGCGCGATTTTCATCGGGATTAATTCTTTTAAGCAAATCAATAATTTTATTATCGTCTGCATTATATAAAATGACATTACTATGTCTTCCCATTAATTCTACTGATAATACAAGCTGCA of the Lactobacillus isalae genome contains:
- a CDS encoding Rqc2 family fibronectin-binding protein is translated as MAFDGLFIHSLLQDLSPTLVGGKLTKIYQPFEQDLVLNFRKDRKNQRLLVSANAQNPRFYITNDTIANPDVAPTFVMVLRKYLEGSILKEIEQVGVERIVNFHFSNRNELGDEMQLVLSVELMGRHSNVILYNADDNKIIDLLKRINPDENRARLLLPHAPYELPPLLPGINGFQLSANQFNDLKTKYPEPIDFVKQFNGLDGDDKKEFAGYLEDDFSYSSLQTFFNQFNRPKGYVLQTIKHKDRVYTYLPYHLELNLIYSDDDINKVLDEFYRDQANREWVKQKSKRIENIVNNELKKLKKKIIKLRKQLDQAENSEEYRIKGELLNAYLHEVKAGMTSIELPNYYENNEPMKIKLDPALSPARNAQKYFTRYQKLRNSIKHVNEQIKLANENLDYFDSIQTAIDNADPQDIDAISDELINQGYLKEQNNNHRRKKKISEKNLNTFKLSDGKKVLVGKNNYQNDWLTLKKADKRNYWFHVKNMPGSHVILQDNDPSDDDIKEAAEIAAYFSKGKNSSHVPVDYVQVKRIKKPNGAKPGFVIYTGQNSIEVTPDEQEVLSKKI